From a single Deinobacterium chartae genomic region:
- a CDS encoding LysR family transcriptional regulator, translating to MHLDPDHLITFSVVAEYGNISRAAEALELSQPAVSGQLRALQELAGQRLYRRSSRGIVLTEAGTRLLGYANVVASATRGAAETIRHAQQPTLRPLRLGLSWTLGSFAPSVITHAHAEGYTVLAESAHSEHLISQVQGGRLEAALVVSGRQALPEGLSAQRFHSEDLALVVPRGHPLAGMGFTPLTAIAADTFLWSSAESSLSQHADRLLKESAVLPARQLRLGSVAAVREALMRGLGVSILPRSLVQRDLQAGLIASLQIEAPNITLEYSVVSASPLFLTRESKTLLRLITESRRAAS from the coding sequence ATGCACCTCGACCCCGACCACCTGATCACCTTCAGCGTCGTGGCCGAATACGGCAACATCAGCCGCGCCGCCGAGGCCCTCGAGCTCAGCCAGCCCGCCGTCAGCGGTCAGTTGCGGGCCCTGCAGGAACTGGCCGGACAACGCCTGTACCGCCGCAGCTCACGCGGCATCGTGCTCACCGAAGCCGGAACCCGCCTGCTGGGCTATGCCAACGTCGTCGCCTCGGCCACGCGCGGCGCCGCCGAAACCATCCGTCATGCCCAGCAGCCCACGCTGCGCCCGCTGCGGCTGGGCCTGTCGTGGACGCTTGGCAGCTTCGCGCCCTCGGTCATCACCCACGCCCACGCCGAGGGCTACACGGTCCTGGCAGAAAGCGCGCACTCCGAACACCTGATCAGCCAGGTGCAGGGGGGTCGGCTCGAGGCTGCTCTGGTGGTCAGCGGACGCCAGGCGCTGCCCGAAGGTCTCAGCGCCCAACGCTTTCACTCCGAAGACCTGGCCCTGGTCGTACCTCGAGGCCACCCGCTGGCCGGGATGGGCTTTACGCCCCTGACCGCCATCGCCGCCGACACGTTCTTGTGGAGTTCGGCGGAGTCCTCGCTGTCACAGCACGCCGACCGCCTGCTCAAGGAATCGGCCGTGCTGCCCGCACGTCAGCTCCGGCTGGGCAGCGTCGCAGCCGTGCGCGAGGCCCTGATGCGCGGCCTGGGTGTCTCGATCCTGCCGCGCAGCCTGGTCCAGCGCGATCTGCAAGCCGGGCTGATCGCCAGCTTGCAGATCGAGGCACCCAACATCACCCTCGAGTACAGCGTCGTGAGCGCCAGCCCGCTGTTTCTGACCCGCGAGTCCAAGACGCTGCTGCGCCTGATCACCGAGTCGCGCCGCGCCGCGTCCTGA
- a CDS encoding PLP-dependent transferase, whose protein sequence is MTTPPTAPLSDAHACDTAPLGFGSLAVHTAVPRIPGSGLGIPLHTAVAYQFESLEHGADVFATNEGYSYARLQNPTVEALEARLRALEGAAHALAVSSGQAASLTAFLSVCRAGDHIVATSSLFGGTSGLLRNVLPNFGISATLVPNSPEAVEAAWQPNTRLVWAETIGNPAGDVADLGALSSVAHAHGALLGVDNTWGGVGYLCRPLGFGADIVTHSLTKWAGGHGGTLGGAVLLREAPDLARNPIFCEGQPSLLEQRGAEALAWRVRWLGVQQCGMTLAAPAAHALAVGLETLALRLAQECRSALALAERLQAHPGVLGVQYPGLAASPHHALARKYLRGGFGAVLSFEVADPARFLSRLRLVRIAPNLGDTRSMAVHPWTTTHGRLPEEQRLAAGVSPHGIRLSVGVEDLEDLWRDLEGALG, encoded by the coding sequence ATGACGACCCCACCCACCGCGCCGCTTTCCGACGCTCACGCCTGCGATACCGCGCCGCTCGGCTTTGGCAGCCTGGCCGTACACACCGCCGTGCCACGCATCCCTGGCAGCGGCCTGGGCATTCCGCTGCACACCGCCGTGGCCTACCAGTTCGAATCGCTCGAGCACGGTGCGGACGTGTTCGCCACCAACGAGGGCTACAGCTACGCCCGCCTGCAAAACCCCACCGTAGAAGCCCTCGAGGCGCGGCTGAGAGCGCTCGAGGGAGCCGCTCACGCCCTGGCGGTCTCCAGCGGTCAGGCGGCCAGCCTGACCGCTTTTTTATCGGTGTGCCGTGCCGGAGACCACATCGTGGCGACCTCGAGCCTGTTCGGCGGAACGAGCGGACTGCTGCGCAACGTGCTGCCCAACTTCGGGATCAGCGCCACGCTGGTTCCCAACAGCCCCGAGGCGGTCGAGGCGGCGTGGCAGCCGAACACCCGGCTGGTGTGGGCCGAGACCATCGGCAATCCGGCGGGCGACGTGGCGGACCTGGGGGCGCTCTCAAGCGTGGCGCACGCGCACGGAGCGCTGCTGGGCGTGGACAACACCTGGGGCGGGGTGGGCTACCTGTGTCGCCCGCTCGGGTTCGGAGCGGACATCGTCACCCACAGCCTCACCAAATGGGCGGGCGGGCACGGGGGCACGCTGGGCGGCGCGGTGCTGTTGCGCGAGGCCCCAGACCTTGCGCGCAACCCGATTTTCTGCGAGGGCCAGCCGAGCCTGCTCGAGCAGCGCGGGGCCGAGGCGCTGGCGTGGCGTGTGCGCTGGCTGGGCGTGCAGCAGTGCGGCATGACCCTGGCCGCTCCGGCGGCGCACGCACTGGCCGTGGGCCTGGAAACCCTGGCGCTGCGCCTGGCACAGGAGTGCCGCAGCGCCCTCGCGCTGGCCGAGCGTCTGCAGGCACACCCGGGCGTGCTGGGCGTGCAGTATCCGGGGCTGGCTGCATCGCCGCACCACGCGCTGGCCCGCAAGTACCTGCGCGGCGGTTTCGGGGCGGTGCTGAGCTTCGAGGTGGCGGACCCGGCCCGCTTCCTGTCGCGGCTGCGACTGGTGCGCATCGCGCCCAACCTGGGCGACACGCGCAGCATGGCCGTTCACCCCTGGACCACCACCCACGGCCGCCTTCCCGAAGAGCAGCGCCTTGCCGCCGGGGTCAGCCCGCACGGCATCCGGCTGAGCGTGGGCGTAGAAGACCTCGAGGACCTGTGGCGCGACCTCGAGGGGGCGCTGGGCTGA
- a CDS encoding potassium/proton antiporter, protein MEHASSADLPIVLISVLLLLSLIASKIGGRLGIPGLLLFLVVGMLAGSEGIGHIDFSNYQATQYAGTVALAFILYSGGLETNWKTTRPVLLKGLSLATLGVVATTGLVGLVAHYLFGLPWLVSFLLGAVVSSTDASAVFSVLKERALGLKGQIRPLLEFESGVNDPMAVFLVIGLTELVIHPELPITAIIPLFLQQMLLGGVLGFGLGLLAVRVMNRINLPSDGLYTVLSIAIVGLVYGLTALVGGSGFLAVYVAGVVLGNSEFIHKRSVRQWHEGLTYLLEVGMFLLLGLLVFPSQVLAVAVPALLLSLFLMFVARPVAVFVSLALARMPRSHQGMVAWVGLRGAVPIILATFPLLADVPGAQTIFNVSFFIVLTSLLIQGTTLPSVARLLKVAAPLPHKSVMPLTYTPTGAGKNDMVEIVVPQGSAVVGKRIVDLHFPPEALILLIHRGDEYVIPKGATMIEAGDGIQILGSKQFIEEVRQRVQRTHKALLTDDPG, encoded by the coding sequence TTGGAACACGCCAGTTCTGCTGATCTGCCCATCGTTTTGATTTCTGTACTGCTATTGCTCAGTCTGATCGCCAGCAAAATCGGAGGACGGCTCGGAATTCCGGGACTGCTCCTCTTTTTGGTGGTCGGCATGCTGGCCGGGAGCGAAGGGATCGGCCACATCGATTTCAGCAACTATCAGGCGACCCAGTACGCTGGCACGGTCGCCCTGGCCTTCATCCTGTACTCGGGCGGTTTGGAGACCAACTGGAAGACCACCCGACCGGTGCTGCTCAAGGGCCTGTCGCTGGCCACGCTGGGCGTGGTCGCGACCACCGGTTTGGTCGGGTTGGTCGCCCACTACCTGTTTGGCCTGCCGTGGCTGGTCAGCTTCTTGCTGGGTGCCGTGGTCTCCTCGACCGACGCGAGCGCGGTGTTCAGCGTGCTCAAGGAGCGGGCCCTCGGGCTCAAGGGGCAGATCCGTCCGCTGCTCGAGTTCGAGTCGGGCGTGAACGACCCGATGGCGGTCTTTTTGGTGATCGGCCTGACCGAACTGGTCATCCACCCTGAGCTTCCCATCACCGCGATCATTCCGCTGTTTTTGCAGCAGATGCTGCTGGGCGGCGTGCTCGGCTTCGGGCTGGGCCTGCTGGCCGTGCGGGTCATGAACCGCATCAACCTGCCCTCGGACGGGCTGTACACCGTGCTGTCCATCGCCATTGTGGGGTTGGTGTACGGTCTGACCGCGCTGGTGGGCGGCAGCGGCTTCCTGGCGGTGTACGTGGCGGGCGTGGTGCTGGGTAACAGCGAGTTCATCCACAAGCGCTCGGTGCGCCAGTGGCACGAAGGGCTCACCTACCTCCTCGAGGTGGGCATGTTCTTGCTGCTGGGTCTGCTGGTCTTTCCCTCGCAGGTGCTGGCAGTGGCAGTCCCGGCACTGCTGCTGTCGCTGTTTTTGATGTTCGTGGCGCGTCCGGTGGCGGTGTTTGTCAGTCTGGCCCTGGCCCGTATGCCGCGCAGCCACCAGGGCATGGTCGCCTGGGTAGGGCTGCGTGGCGCGGTGCCGATCATCCTGGCCACCTTTCCGTTGCTGGCCGATGTGCCCGGAGCCCAGACCATCTTCAACGTCTCGTTTTTTATCGTGCTGACCAGCCTGCTGATTCAGGGCACCACCCTGCCCTCCGTGGCGCGCCTGCTGAAGGTGGCCGCACCCCTGCCGCACAAGAGCGTGATGCCGCTGACCTACACGCCTACCGGCGCGGGCAAGAACGACATGGTCGAGATCGTAGTTCCCCAGGGTTCGGCGGTGGTGGGAAAACGCATCGTGGACCTGCACTTTCCGCCCGAGGCCCTGATCTTGCTGATTCACCGCGGCGACGAATACGTGATTCCCAAGGGAGCGACCATGATCGAGGCGGGCGATGGCATCCAGATCCTGGGAAGCAAGCAGTTCATCGAAGAGGTGCGGCAGCGCGTGCAGCGGACGCACAAGGCCCTGCTGACCGACGACCCGGGCTGA
- a CDS encoding ATP-binding cassette domain-containing protein, with protein sequence MTSESLPLVRLEGVHVRLGGRMVLEAIDFELRPGERWALSGPNGAGKSTLLRVVRGELWPESGLRVYHLEGHTTRSPLRARERFARVASDLGDSLLLRDWAPTAHGVVLSGLRDSALPSGSFTPEQEARAHALLDAVGLGPLAGRDFRTLSQGQRARTLLARALITDPDVLLLDEFLDAADAASRAAMRAFVSARPELTWIQISHRPEDLLPGTTRELRLEAGRVIGRGAVAPALPAPRIRPARMVPPEGETLIRIENVDVYRNDHRALEGVSWELRAGQNWALLGENGAGKSTLARLLRAELRPAVGGAVRYFGLPERATARQVQSRVGLVSAELAARHRRDMLGRDVIASGFHGTLGFAEALTDEQERYLHRLVQVFDLSDLLERNALELSQGQLARLLLARALAPRPRLLVLDEPFNHLDAASRERLRAAIEALDDLNANFVIVAHRPGDLPVTTTHALLLEAGRVRYAGPLEGLERWEELGLVPRS encoded by the coding sequence ATGACGAGCGAATCCCTGCCTCTGGTGCGCCTCGAGGGGGTTCACGTGCGCCTGGGCGGACGGATGGTTCTCGAGGCGATCGATTTCGAATTGCGGCCCGGGGAACGCTGGGCGCTGAGCGGACCGAACGGGGCCGGCAAGAGCACGCTGCTGCGGGTGGTGCGCGGTGAACTGTGGCCCGAGTCGGGGCTGCGCGTCTATCACCTGGAGGGCCACACCACCCGCAGCCCGCTGCGGGCCCGCGAACGTTTCGCGCGCGTAGCCTCGGACCTGGGCGACAGCCTGTTGCTGCGCGACTGGGCGCCGACCGCGCACGGCGTGGTGCTCAGCGGCCTGCGCGACTCGGCGCTGCCCAGCGGCAGTTTCACGCCCGAGCAAGAAGCGCGCGCCCACGCGTTGCTGGACGCGGTAGGCCTGGGTCCGCTGGCCGGGCGCGACTTCCGCACGCTCTCGCAGGGACAGCGGGCGCGCACGCTGCTGGCCCGCGCCCTGATCACCGACCCCGACGTGCTGCTGCTCGACGAGTTCCTGGACGCCGCCGACGCCGCCTCGAGGGCGGCGATGCGCGCCTTCGTGAGCGCGCGGCCCGAGCTGACCTGGATTCAGATCTCGCACCGCCCCGAGGACCTGCTGCCCGGCACCACCCGCGAACTGCGCCTCGAGGCGGGCCGCGTGATCGGACGCGGGGCCGTGGCGCCTGCGCTGCCCGCTCCGCGCATCCGGCCCGCGCGGATGGTGCCGCCCGAGGGCGAGACCCTGATCCGCATCGAAAACGTGGACGTGTACCGCAACGACCACCGCGCCCTCGAGGGCGTTTCCTGGGAGCTGCGCGCCGGGCAGAACTGGGCGCTGCTGGGCGAAAACGGCGCGGGAAAGAGCACGCTGGCACGGTTGTTGCGCGCCGAACTGCGGCCCGCGGTGGGCGGCGCGGTGCGGTACTTTGGTCTGCCCGAGCGCGCCACCGCCCGTCAGGTGCAGTCCCGGGTAGGGCTGGTTTCGGCCGAGTTGGCCGCCCGCCATCGCCGCGACATGCTGGGCCGGGACGTGATCGCCTCGGGTTTTCACGGAACCCTGGGCTTTGCCGAAGCGCTCACCGACGAACAGGAACGCTATCTGCACCGGTTGGTGCAGGTCTTTGACCTGAGCGACCTGCTGGAGCGAAACGCCCTCGAGCTGTCGCAGGGCCAGTTGGCCCGGCTGCTGCTGGCACGCGCCCTGGCACCGCGTCCGCGCCTGCTGGTGCTCGACGAGCCGTTCAATCACCTCGACGCCGCCTCGAGGGAACGGTTGCGCGCCGCGATCGAGGCGCTAGACGACCTAAACGCCAACTTCGTGATCGTCGCGCACCGCCCCGGGGATCTGCCGGTCACCACCACCCACGCCCTGCTCCTCGAGGCGGGCCGGGTGCGTTACGCCGGGCCGCTCGAGGGCCTGGAGCGCTGGGAGGAGCTGGGCCTTGTGCCCAGGAGCTGA
- the serS gene encoding serine--tRNA ligase — MLDLKFIRENADAVRHAIEVKRVGLDLDALLELDRVTLALRQRVEAAQAERNANAKLVPKASPEERPALIQKGKDLGEELKALEPELREKQEALQALLLRVPNIPLADVPVGVSDEDNVELRREGTVPQFDFEPKDHVALLEARGWAEFERVGKVSGSRSYMLRGDMALLEMALLNFAMNFLAGKGFTPLSASALVRPETLVATGHFPGGEDQVYRIEDEALMLAGTAEVPVNYLHSGEILSVEQLPINYAAISAAFRSEAGSAGRDVRGLIRVHEFKKVEQYVICAGDLAVSQQWFQILLANAEEMLRLLELPYRVIQNCTGDMGAGKVYMYDIECWVPSEGRYRETHSCSNLGDWQARRTGIRYRDAEGKLHYPHTLNNTAIATPRLLVPFVEVHQTAEGRIRIPEALRPYMGGRTEI; from the coding sequence ATGCTAGATCTGAAATTCATCCGTGAAAACGCCGACGCCGTCCGACACGCCATCGAGGTCAAACGCGTCGGACTTGACCTCGACGCCCTGCTCGAACTCGACCGCGTCACCCTAGCCCTGCGCCAGCGCGTGGAGGCCGCCCAGGCCGAACGCAACGCCAACGCCAAGCTGGTTCCCAAGGCCAGCCCCGAGGAGCGCCCGGCGCTGATTCAAAAAGGCAAGGACCTGGGCGAGGAGCTCAAGGCCCTCGAGCCCGAGCTGCGCGAAAAGCAGGAGGCTCTGCAGGCCCTGCTGCTGCGCGTGCCCAACATCCCGCTGGCGGATGTGCCGGTAGGGGTCAGCGACGAGGACAACGTCGAGCTGCGCCGCGAGGGCACCGTGCCGCAGTTCGACTTCGAGCCCAAAGACCACGTGGCCCTGCTCGAGGCGCGCGGCTGGGCCGAATTCGAGCGGGTGGGCAAGGTTTCGGGCAGCCGCTCGTACATGCTGCGCGGCGACATGGCATTGCTGGAAATGGCGCTGCTGAACTTTGCCATGAACTTCCTGGCGGGCAAGGGCTTCACACCGCTGTCGGCCTCGGCGCTGGTGCGCCCCGAGACGCTGGTCGCCACCGGTCACTTCCCCGGCGGCGAGGACCAGGTGTACCGCATCGAGGACGAGGCACTCATGCTGGCCGGGACCGCCGAGGTGCCGGTGAACTACCTGCACTCCGGCGAGATTCTCTCGGTCGAGCAGCTTCCGATCAACTACGCGGCCATCTCGGCCGCCTTCCGTTCGGAGGCCGGGAGCGCCGGGCGCGACGTGCGTGGCTTGATCCGCGTGCACGAGTTCAAGAAAGTCGAGCAGTACGTGATCTGCGCGGGCGACCTCGCGGTCTCGCAGCAGTGGTTCCAGATCCTGCTCGCCAACGCCGAGGAGATGCTGCGCCTGCTCGAGCTGCCCTACCGCGTGATTCAGAACTGCACCGGGGACATGGGCGCGGGCAAGGTCTACATGTACGACATCGAGTGCTGGGTGCCCTCGGAAGGGCGCTACCGTGAAACGCACTCGTGCTCGAACCTGGGCGACTGGCAGGCCCGCCGTACCGGCATCCGCTACCGCGACGCCGAGGGCAAGCTGCACTACCCGCACACCCTCAACAACACGGCCATCGCCACGCCGCGCCTGCTCGTTCCCTTCGTGGAGGTACACCAGACCGCCGAGGGCCGCATCCGCATCCCCGAGGCCCTGCGCCCCTACATGGGCGGCCGCACCGAGATCTGA
- a CDS encoding AEC family transporter: MFSALLNVVLPAALIAAVGIVVSRHLPIDRASLSRLVLYALTPALVLDTLLTTPVQLAEASRLVAAYLAGAAVMGLLAWLGARRFEPATRRSVVAAVVIGNNGNFGLPIALFAFGETGFQYGLMIFLTSVIVTSVLGPALYGSGGGLRGSLRAVLRLPLIWCILAALLLRALHVELPLGVMRGVDLLAQATLPLMLLVLGLQLGAGGWPRLTRPVLTASGLRLLAGPLVAFGAAHLLGLDGAQLHALVLAAAMPTAVNAFLLAGEFGGDVPSVANTVALTTAGSLVMIAPVVAVLPHLP; encoded by the coding sequence GTGTTTTCGGCCCTGCTGAACGTCGTGTTGCCCGCCGCCCTGATCGCCGCGGTGGGCATCGTGGTCTCCCGGCACCTGCCGATCGACCGCGCCAGCCTCTCGAGGCTGGTGCTGTACGCCCTGACTCCCGCGCTGGTTCTCGACACGCTGCTGACCACCCCGGTACAGCTCGCGGAGGCTTCTCGGCTGGTGGCCGCCTACCTGGCAGGGGCAGCAGTCATGGGCCTGCTGGCGTGGCTGGGGGCGCGCCGCTTCGAGCCCGCCACCCGCCGCTCGGTGGTCGCGGCGGTGGTGATCGGCAACAACGGCAACTTCGGCCTGCCCATCGCGCTGTTCGCTTTTGGCGAAACCGGCTTTCAGTACGGCCTGATGATCTTCCTGACCTCGGTCATCGTGACCTCGGTGCTGGGTCCGGCGCTGTACGGCAGCGGCGGTGGGCTGCGCGGCAGCCTGCGCGCGGTGCTGCGGCTGCCGCTGATCTGGTGCATTCTCGCAGCGCTGCTGCTGCGGGCCCTGCACGTCGAACTGCCGCTGGGCGTCATGCGCGGCGTAGACCTGCTCGCGCAGGCCACCTTGCCGCTGATGCTGCTGGTGCTGGGCCTGCAGCTCGGCGCCGGGGGCTGGCCGCGCCTGACCCGCCCGGTGCTCACGGCCAGCGGCCTGCGCCTGCTCGCCGGCCCGCTGGTCGCCTTTGGCGCCGCGCACCTGCTCGGACTGGACGGCGCCCAACTGCACGCGCTGGTGCTCGCCGCCGCCATGCCCACCGCCGTCAACGCCTTCTTGCTGGCGGGCGAGTTCGGCGGGGACGTGCCCAGCGTGGCCAACACCGTAGCCCTCACGACCGCCGGATCGCTGGTCATGATCGCCCCGGTCGTGGCCGTGCTGCCCCACCTGCCCTGA
- the gatC gene encoding Asp-tRNA(Asn)/Glu-tRNA(Gln) amidotransferase subunit GatC — protein sequence MRKTSAKERAMIDDAEMQHLKTLARLDLSPEETARVQADLNKILGYFEKLNELDTEGVPEMQRPVRLENVMRPDEPGEMLPQEAALGLAVDQQDGFFRVPRVIE from the coding sequence ATGCGGAAAACCTCCGCCAAGGAGCGAGCGATGATCGACGATGCCGAAATGCAGCACCTCAAGACGCTGGCGCGGCTGGACCTCTCCCCCGAGGAGACCGCCCGCGTTCAGGCCGACCTGAACAAGATCTTGGGCTACTTCGAGAAGCTGAACGAACTCGACACCGAAGGGGTGCCCGAGATGCAGCGCCCGGTGCGCCTCGAGAACGTCATGCGCCCCGATGAGCCCGGCGAGATGTTGCCGCAAGAAGCGGCGCTGGGCCTGGCGGTGGACCAGCAGGACGGATTTTTCCGGGTTCCCAGGGTCATCGAATGA
- a CDS encoding Rrf2 family transcriptional regulator, which produces MNSQYAIAVHVLSLISLYPNSAASSEDIAASVGVHPVIVRNVSGMLRRAGLLQTQQGVAGARLTRKPEHITLLEVYRAVGGPNSVFRLHERPNPNCPVGAHIQTTLEDVFADAQAALEARLASVTLHDVASRIVQRAG; this is translated from the coding sequence ATGAACAGTCAGTACGCCATCGCAGTGCATGTTCTGTCCCTGATCAGCCTGTATCCGAACAGCGCTGCTTCCTCCGAGGACATTGCCGCCAGCGTCGGGGTCCACCCGGTCATCGTGCGCAACGTCAGCGGCATGCTGCGCCGCGCCGGGCTGCTGCAGACCCAGCAGGGCGTGGCCGGGGCCCGCCTGACCCGCAAACCCGAACACATCACCCTGCTCGAGGTGTACCGCGCCGTGGGCGGTCCGAACTCGGTGTTCCGCCTGCACGAGCGCCCCAACCCGAACTGCCCGGTCGGGGCCCACATCCAGACGACCCTCGAGGACGTGTTCGCCGACGCCCAGGCCGCGCTCGAGGCGCGCCTGGCCAGCGTGACCCTGCACGACGTGGCCTCGAGGATCGTGCAGCGCGCCGGCTGA
- a CDS encoding dienelactone hydrolase family protein translates to MNVSPLLVKLGLCLSVLSAGCAQVPNGLNNAPIHAPEALEAAETEIVQPLSVASEGELNASAAGYDMIDVTIPAELHAQKLPIPAKLARPKGASPNQPRATVMVLHGSGGLFKTPDKKDRKPGNPVCKSEMSSQFVNWTAQLTSMGYNVLLPSSYSARGFCDKHDDTKRMPKSFDTDEEQVLGRLYDVDASSRYLCGLSDVDCNELGLLGWSQGGTATMVALHWQMDRAIEAFRKEHRKDIDFEIVGLKPGRPKFKLGVAYYPGCGFDGFLTLSTRSKTPAEDKYFPTAPLTVLHGTKDSLLERCSTEYARGERETQIEQVAAYLKVPNPYEITVFKGAGHGFDGSDSKGSKGSASSDKTASREARKIAVAKFTEYLK, encoded by the coding sequence ATGAACGTTTCACCGCTGCTGGTCAAGTTGGGCCTGTGCCTCTCCGTTCTCTCCGCTGGATGCGCTCAGGTTCCCAACGGGCTTAACAACGCTCCCATCCACGCTCCCGAAGCCCTCGAGGCCGCAGAAACAGAAATTGTACAACCGCTGTCCGTCGCCTCCGAGGGCGAACTCAACGCCTCGGCGGCGGGCTACGACATGATCGACGTGACGATTCCGGCCGAGCTGCACGCGCAGAAACTGCCGATCCCGGCCAAACTCGCGCGTCCCAAGGGAGCCAGTCCCAACCAGCCGCGCGCTACCGTGATGGTCCTGCACGGCTCGGGCGGACTGTTCAAGACCCCGGACAAGAAGGACCGTAAGCCCGGAAATCCGGTGTGCAAGTCCGAGATGTCCTCGCAGTTCGTGAACTGGACCGCACAGCTGACCTCCATGGGCTACAACGTGCTGCTGCCCTCGAGCTACTCAGCGCGCGGTTTCTGCGACAAGCACGACGACACCAAACGCATGCCCAAATCCTTCGATACGGACGAAGAGCAGGTGCTGGGACGACTGTACGACGTGGACGCCTCGTCGCGTTACCTGTGCGGCCTGTCGGACGTGGACTGCAACGAACTGGGCCTGCTCGGCTGGTCGCAGGGCGGCACCGCGACGATGGTGGCTCTGCACTGGCAGATGGACCGCGCTATCGAAGCCTTCCGCAAAGAACACCGCAAGGACATCGACTTTGAGATCGTGGGCCTCAAGCCCGGTCGCCCGAAGTTCAAGCTGGGTGTCGCCTACTACCCCGGCTGCGGCTTCGACGGGTTCCTGACGCTGTCGACCAGGTCCAAGACCCCGGCCGAGGACAAGTACTTCCCGACCGCGCCGCTCACCGTTTTGCACGGCACCAAAGACAGCCTGCTCGAGCGCTGCAGCACCGAGTACGCCAGAGGCGAGCGTGAGACGCAGATCGAACAGGTGGCCGCCTACCTCAAGGTCCCCAACCCCTACGAGATCACCGTCTTCAAGGGTGCTGGCCACGGCTTCGATGGCTCGGACAGCAAGGGCAGCAAGGGCAGCGCCTCGTCCGACAAGACCGCCAGCCGCGAGGCGCGTAAGATCGCGGTGGCCAAGTTCACCGAGTACCTGAAGTAA
- a CDS encoding metallophosphoesterase — translation MKFETLLGRRHFALAALTLACLVSACNENRPGTTTGGTTGDTTGGTTGDTTGGTTGDTTGGTTGGDVQPVPPDKNLLVAFVGDFGTGNNPMEVYRLIRQEGADFAIFLGDYDYKHNPKLWVREVERGLGADFPIFGVVGNHDTRKWSSYQAYFERRLDKIAGANCQGDLGVDSTCTYRGLHFILSGIGVTGSRSRHERSITAALDKDADTHLWNLCIWHANQRDFQAGDKRDQVGWRAFQQCQEAGAPVFMAHEHSYSRTRVMTDIGNARAGHGAVGEPDALEIGPGRTFTVVSGLGGKSIRDYEESLHDDDTWWATLYTGNYYRRNGEEVQKFKPRYGALFVRFNVDGDAKQAQGYFKNVRGEVIDTFEIAHQ, via the coding sequence ATGAAGTTCGAAACGCTCCTTGGCCGTCGCCACTTCGCCCTTGCTGCCTTGACCCTGGCATGCCTGGTTTCTGCTTGCAATGAAAATCGACCTGGGACGACGACCGGTGGCACGACCGGAGATACAACGGGTGGCACGACCGGAGATACAACGGGTGGCACGACCGGAGATACGACCGGTGGCACGACCGGTGGCGATGTTCAGCCGGTCCCGCCGGATAAGAATTTATTGGTGGCTTTTGTCGGAGATTTTGGTACGGGGAACAACCCCATGGAGGTCTACCGGCTGATCCGCCAAGAAGGTGCGGACTTCGCGATTTTTCTGGGTGACTACGACTACAAGCACAACCCCAAACTCTGGGTTCGTGAGGTGGAACGGGGGCTAGGAGCCGACTTTCCCATATTCGGCGTGGTGGGCAACCATGACACCCGGAAGTGGAGCAGCTATCAGGCTTACTTTGAGCGGCGGCTGGACAAGATCGCCGGAGCGAACTGTCAGGGAGACCTGGGCGTGGACTCGACCTGCACTTACCGCGGGCTCCACTTCATCCTGTCAGGAATCGGGGTCACGGGCAGCCGCTCCCGACACGAGCGTTCCATCACTGCCGCTCTGGATAAAGATGCGGATACCCATTTGTGGAACTTGTGTATCTGGCATGCCAACCAGCGTGATTTCCAGGCGGGTGATAAACGGGACCAGGTGGGCTGGAGGGCATTCCAGCAGTGCCAGGAAGCCGGAGCGCCGGTCTTTATGGCCCACGAACACTCGTATTCGCGCACCCGCGTCATGACCGACATCGGGAACGCGCGGGCCGGTCATGGGGCCGTGGGAGAGCCTGATGCCCTCGAGATCGGACCGGGGCGGACATTTACGGTAGTTTCGGGACTGGGAGGCAAGTCGATTCGTGATTACGAGGAGAGCTTGCACGATGACGATACCTGGTGGGCCACGCTGTACACCGGTAACTACTACCGCCGTAACGGCGAAGAAGTTCAGAAATTTAAGCCGCGGTACGGTGCCCTGTTTGTCCGGTTCAACGTGGACGGCGATGCCAAACAGGCCCAGGGGTACTTTAAAAACGTTCGGGGAGAAGTGATCGATACCTTCGAGATCGCCCATCAGTGA